AGTGGATTAATATCGTTTATAGGTACTTTAGGTTCTGTTACTATTTTGAACTGGTCAACAAGACCTTTGGCAGATTGCATTTCAATTTTTAAGAAGCCAGCTTCTTCCTCAACCGGGTATAAAAGATCCCACAACAATTCATTTGAAGAAATATAGAGTTCTTTTTGTTTAAACTCAAGTTTATTCCCGGGATTGAGTAAGCGGTATTCAAGACTACTGTTAATAGTATATCGGTTGTATAGTTTTTGCACATCCGGAGCTATCCAAAAAATACTGTCCCGACCACTGCTTATAAAATATTGGAATGTTAAAAGGACTTTGTCATTTTTCAACACACTGCAACGATCTACTACCAAATGTGGAAAAAATTCCAGTACATGTGATTCATCCCATATGATAGCTTTGAGTTGATCAGGGTCCACGTAAAAGAAACCGTTGCGTTTTTGTGGTAACAGAAAAATTTTTCGAATGAGCTGTTGTCCGGATGAATCAAAGTAAGATGAATAAACCCAAAGCGTATCCAGGGTGATTCCATCCGGTAAAAAATATTTAATGCTATCGAGAATTGTTATTGGACGAAATTCATTTTTGAAAAAGTCTGAAAGGTTCTTATTTCCTTTAATAGTGAGCGCTTCCAATTGTAAGGCATTATTGCAATAGTAGATATCCGTAGCCGGCAAAGAGATGATTAGCCCAGGTGTTGCTGTTGCGAGCTGATGACTGATAACCTGACAAGAATATGGAAATAAAAATCCTGAAGTCCGGCTGAAGAGTTGAACATAATTGGCTATAGAAGTATTATAAATCCGGTCATTCACATTTCCAAGAAATTTGAAATGAAGTTTTACTTTAAAACGATCTCCGTTTTTGATCAAAGTATTTGGTGGAACTCCACATTTTAATATGAGAGAATCTATAGGTAATGAAAAGCGATGTCCAGAACCATAGGATTCACTTCTGAGGGCAATTTTACCACAGACTACTGATGAACCCTGACTGGAGTATTTTCCAATTGAATCAAAAGTACAAGTATAACTTAGCCCTGTTTCCTGATTGTAATACTCCATTTCCGCTTTGAAGGGGACCAATATTAAATCATGTGAAACGAGAAAAACAATGGAATCACTAGTGAAATTTTGAACATCGGCCACAATTTCAGCTTCAAAAATATTTATCAGAGTATCACCAGTAATGAATCTATTTAATTGTACATCACCAGTATCTGCTTTTCCGGTTCCGTCATTGAGTCGATTTCCATCTTTATCACTGTCGTAAATATTTGAACGATAAATGGAAGAATTGAAATGAGCATATGCGGGAATGGTATCTATTTGAAAATTTAAACTTGAACAATTCATAGAATAGCCAAAGAGAGCTCTTAAACGAGGTCCGCAACTACAAATTCCATCATCATAACAATTCAAACTCAGTTCGCTGCAAAGTAAACCCTCAATTTTCAAAGTATCGTTTTTGTTTTCTTCGCAAGAAGTAATAAACCTTCTTGAAGTTCCGCCCAGGGTTTTTAAACAAGGAGCTTCACAATCTACTTTTAAAGGGATTGAAAGTAGGTGAAGTTTTTTTTCAAAAAATCCGGGCCTGTACTGGAGGTAGATTAAAGATGCACTAGGGTCCGTATTGTCATAATCAATATTTATGGGGCGGATTCCTTCTAAAATGAAACTTGAATCCAATAATATTAAACCGCATGGTATGACGAGGAGTAGGTCTATAGGTGCGTCATTGATGGTTTGATTTACGCGAATACTGTCGTGTAAATAAATAGTGCTGTCTTTTGTAAATACTTTTGATTTGTTTGAGGTGCCGAGTATATGTGAAATGACCTGTGTTTTTCTAAGATCTACTGAATATTCGAGTGGATTCAGATTCATAGAAACTGTATTCTTGCACGATGTGATGTAGCGGTAATTATAAAAAAATGGAAACTGATTGCCATTAAATTGTGGCGAGATGAGTATGCGACCGTGTAAGGTAATTTGTTGTCCCGGTAAAATGGGGCTGATGGAAAGTAAGGCCTGTTCAGCAAAAGAACCCTGGGCACAATTGTTTCCGTTAAATTCATCGATAGTCTCGATTGAAATTATAGACGCATTGCCCTGAATCCTGAAACTATCGATTAAAAATGAAAATACTTCTGTAGAGCTTGCAGGATATTCTGTCAATAAATCTAATAATAGACTGTCAGCTCTGCGGGTCCCGGTATTTTGAATGTGCATTTGAAACTTCACACCTTCAGGTTCACAATGACAAGATGGGGCCTGAACATCAATGGAAAAATTTAATCGCGCATTTCCGGACGGATTCGTAAAGATTACATCTGCTGTTTCCATATCCGACTGGCAAAAGGATTGTGAACATCCCCAGGATACCGAAAAATTTGAATGGATGGTTTTGGCTTGGCAGTTGCTATCCATTAATATTTCTTCTATAAAAATCGATTCATTTCTTTCAAACAAAGAATCGCGATCGCCTATAAGGATAAAATCTTTACTGCTGAAATGCAGTTGCAAATTTTGAAGATCCTCCATCAAAAGGGTTCCTGAATTGGATGTCAATTTTAAAGGATCATGTTGGTCTGTAAATGTGAACTCCTTTATTGGACCTAACCTTGAATTGAGAATTTGTATGGTTCGTTTCATTTGATTACCTGCTTCAATAATGGTATCTCTCACCTGGGGGATCACCAGAAATCCTGTTTCGATCCGGTAAGGTGGTTCGGTAAGCAGGGAATCAATTCCTGAAGAATGTCTGAATATTAATTTATTTTGAAATAATGCTCCACTGTTAACCTGATCGAATAAGGAACAACTTATTTCAAATTGCAATTGGAGTATGCGTTTTTCACCAACAGCAAGTGGTGTAAGTGTAAACTCTGGTTGATGTGGAATGCTAAGGTTAAACTCAGTTGCATTGACTGCAGAACCCTGAATATAAGAAGTTCCAGATGGTAAAATCAATTGAAAATGCAGATTACTAAGAAGACTTGACGAACTGTTTTCCACTTCAATTTTCAGGAGACTATTTCCGCAGACAAAAGCACTGTCTTCCAGGCTATGATGGATGATGAGACTCTGCCCATGTAAACCACTGAAGAGTGATATCCAGATAAGGCTTATAACAATCCGTTTCAAAACTTAGGCTTTGTTGTAAACAAAGATAACCAAAGCAAAGTAGTAGATTGTTAAATTTGGAGTCTTCAATAAATTTCTTAATAACTTTATATGAAAAATTAATATGGCCAAAACAAAGAACAAACCATACGGAAGTATTAAATTTCAAAACATCGATCAGTATCATAATGCTTTTTCAGAACCTGTAAAAACTCGCTTAAATGAAATAAGAGACATCATTCAACAAACTGCACCACAAGCGGAAGAATGCATAAGTTATAATATTCCGACATATAAGCTCAATGGAAACTTGGTACACTATGCGGCTTTTAAGTCACATCTGGGATTTTATCCGGCTCCGGAAGCCATTACTTTATTCAAAAAGGAACTGGAGCCTTATAAAACTTCAAAAGGTGCTATACAATTTCCTTTTGAACAGGAATTGCCAGTCGGATTGATCAAACGCATTGTTCAACATCGCGTTCAGGTCATGCAGCATAAAATTTGATATGGCTGGCTAGATAAATCTGATAAATGCATTTAAAAGTAGCAGAAACATTCTAAGCATGGGGCTCTGTTAAGTTAGAAGAGTGAAATCGGATATTTTTTAATGAATCACGTATGTATAGGAGATTTATGAGGTATTCAAATTGGGACCTAATGGAAAAAGAATTATTTTTGATGAAATCGAAAAACGAAGCTAAAATAAAAAAAATATGAAAAAAAAGTTTGTACCTGGACAAATTCTCAAGCTTCATTTAGGAACCATAAATCAGATCCAAACTTCGCGTTTACCCGGCTTTGGATTTTTGTGCTTCATTCTTATTTGCAGCACAGTTTTGGGTGCTCAAAAAAAATCAACATGGGCCATCGCTATTCACGGCGGTGCAGGAGCAATTTCCAGGCAAAATATGACTGTAGAAAAGGAAGCAGCCTATCTGAAGGCATTGGAGCAAGCCTTATCCATTGGTGAGGGTGTATTACAAAATGGAGGTACAGCACTTGATGCGGTTGAGCAAACGATTGTGTTTATGGAAGATTGTCCTTTATTCAATGCAGGAAAAGGAGCGGTTTTTAACCGGGAAGGAAAAGTGGAATTAGATGCAAGCATCATGGATGGTGCTACACATTCGGCGGGTGCAGCCGGCGGTGTTCAGGGTATCAAGAATCCTATCCGCCTGGTCAGGGCTATTATGGAAAA
The genomic region above belongs to Saprospiraceae bacterium and contains:
- a CDS encoding gliding motility-associated C-terminal domain-containing protein; its protein translation is MKRIVISLIWISLFSGLHGQSLIIHHSLEDSAFVCGNSLLKIEVENSSSSLLSNLHFQLILPSGTSYIQGSAVNATEFNLSIPHQPEFTLTPLAVGEKRILQLQFEISCSLFDQVNSGALFQNKLIFRHSSGIDSLLTEPPYRIETGFLVIPQVRDTIIEAGNQMKRTIQILNSRLGPIKEFTFTDQHDPLKLTSNSGTLLMEDLQNLQLHFSSKDFILIGDRDSLFERNESIFIEEILMDSNCQAKTIHSNFSVSWGCSQSFCQSDMETADVIFTNPSGNARLNFSIDVQAPSCHCEPEGVKFQMHIQNTGTRRADSLLLDLLTEYPASSTEVFSFLIDSFRIQGNASIISIETIDEFNGNNCAQGSFAEQALLSISPILPGQQITLHGRILISPQFNGNQFPFFYNYRYITSCKNTVSMNLNPLEYSVDLRKTQVISHILGTSNKSKVFTKDSTIYLHDSIRVNQTINDAPIDLLLVIPCGLILLDSSFILEGIRPINIDYDNTDPSASLIYLQYRPGFFEKKLHLLSIPLKVDCEAPCLKTLGGTSRRFITSCEENKNDTLKIEGLLCSELSLNCYDDGICSCGPRLRALFGYSMNCSSLNFQIDTIPAYAHFNSSIYRSNIYDSDKDGNRLNDGTGKADTGDVQLNRFITGDTLINIFEAEIVADVQNFTSDSIVFLVSHDLILVPFKAEMEYYNQETGLSYTCTFDSIGKYSSQGSSVVCGKIALRSESYGSGHRFSLPIDSLILKCGVPPNTLIKNGDRFKVKLHFKFLGNVNDRIYNTSIANYVQLFSRTSGFLFPYSCQVISHQLATATPGLIISLPATDIYYCNNALQLEALTIKGNKNLSDFFKNEFRPITILDSIKYFLPDGITLDTLWVYSSYFDSSGQQLIRKIFLLPQKRNGFFYVDPDQLKAIIWDESHVLEFFPHLVVDRCSVLKNDKVLLTFQYFISSGRDSIFWIAPDVQKLYNRYTINSSLEYRLLNPGNKLEFKQKELYISSNELLWDLLYPVEEEAGFLKIEMQSAKGLVDQFKIVTEPKVPINDINPLCILLGPFVKDSTYIFKMSGFEKSCEQDTLIIYSSWSCDSLALIMSLDTCLRTQIIIPVIPAKPELELDIRQEQKTTLLCDTLSEIMLEFFNANKGTAYQPELFIEIPNGITIIPNSVYVAYPSGSSFIPLPLPVWVNGKTYVWKLSELLMPLQIKGLSGIQFQPENSIQIKFTALTSCDIEANNYFIYTATGMDLCNSSSNTIRKAGNEIEIDGVTKVPRIRAQVKSMIPKTCENINPLLEIEFEMDQTSQFNDSCLIRFPKPLRLLENSFKPIQNLGSPSLVTEETADEWLIRFKITEGIPANSIIQFQFEVQGWELLKCGDHSIKLEFYTRRNAYCKASQMDCSVFIVTGQIEVPMSKLLTNVRLENLSLMEDSSAHLNINFDLLTSGAEFLEDSVLCVGLFIDREQTSVLQTNDSLVHIFNFSADLLKTNSRYNHKASIQIPNTLSCHYILSILKNPCICQGDTLHAAINSIQIYTFCDSLCFGDSLLLGNTFHLAKNYKWTMSPSACDTCQQQWYFSNAIKQVLVDSFVLELSENENCKRIYTYKILNFPPTEGLYTIEEVCRNQDIILDGGSRKNIFWSGPAIINPKQILQKINVSNPVRYVLHYTNDDACSSTDTFDFYFNSDTTRFQISPDTLIQAGDKASLYVTPGYRYEWMPAQDLSCTDCSSPLASPTKNTLYTVIITDSLGCKHALDVLVRLIVTDCEQLPIGIPNAFSPNGDQSNDYFRIRGPILENFNLRIANRWGEIVFETADQNIYWDGRYRGKTLHPDVFAYFLQFDCEGRRIFKKGNVSLLK
- a CDS encoding DUF1801 domain-containing protein, which encodes MAKTKNKPYGSIKFQNIDQYHNAFSEPVKTRLNEIRDIIQQTAPQAEECISYNIPTYKLNGNLVHYAAFKSHLGFYPAPEAITLFKKELEPYKTSKGAIQFPFEQELPVGLIKRIVQHRVQVMQHKI